The genomic window ATATCCTTTTTTTCATTTAATTCACTTATACTATTAACCTCTACATAAGATGGAACAACTAACCCATATCTAGTCTCCTTATACCACTTATCCTGAATGTCAAAATCAGCGCCATACTCCTCAATCAAGATATTATCTTGAGGAATCAAAACTTCCATCCCAATATCAAGATTGCCTTGTGCAACTCCTTGAAATAGCATCTCTTTCCCGACTTCAATTACTTCAACATTATATCCATTTTCTTGTAGTAATATTTGCCACATATTAGAAACTTCAACATCTGCTATCGAATCTTCTGCTATATTATTTACCCCTATCCTAATTGTATCATCTCTATGGTCAGCATCTGGAGCACATGCAGATAAGATAAAAATTGTTGATATTAATAATATAGCTAATAAAATTGAATTATTTTTCATTATTAAACCTCCAATAATTAGTTTTTTAATATTATTCTTTAAAACACCCCCATTAACTTTAAAAAGCATCAGCTATTTTGTATACTAAAAACATTTCGTTTATCATGTCAAGGTTGTGTATTAAAGCATATAATACAAATTTGCAAAATATCAGCATAGTATAAAAGAATACTTTAAAAGATTCACAATTTCAAAAAACAGGGGGCTTATAAAAAATTTATTTTTAATATTATTTTACCTATTAATATACAAAACATCCTAGTTTACCAGAAAAATAAAAAAGCCATGGTTAATCCATGACTTATAAGAACTGTATGGTGCGGTGGGCGGGACTTGAACCCGCACTCCTGTTAAGAACTAGTCCCTCAAACTAGCGTGTCTGCCCGTTCCACCACCACCGCATATCATTTTGTTGTTATTCTGACAAAGGACATTATACAACAGCGTTATTATAATTGTCAATTATATTAAGTTATTTAAGTATCTACACTTCTCCATTAGTGCTAGGTTTTTCATTATCATCTAAGGAAGGTTTTAATAACTCAACTTTATACCAGTCCACCATTTCTAAACCATTTAAAGTTAAGTTTCTTACGTTTTCACCTACTATAGCAGCTGACTCTTTTTGAAATAGCCATAAAAAGGGTGAATCATCAATAATTATCTCTTCAGCCCTATTGAGCAATTTTACCCTTTCTTGAACACTCTTAGTCTCTGCACGTGATGCATCAAGAATCTTATCTACTTGTTGGTTGTGATATCCTGAAAAGTTACTTTTACCTTTTTGGGAACTGTGAAACATATTATATAGAAAGGTATCAGCATCTGGGTAGTCGGCTTTCCAGCTTATTCTGAAAAAAGACAAGCTCATATTGTTCAGTTGTTTTTTATAGTAATCCCAATCCATTTCTTGTAATTGAACTTCAATTCCTAATTGAGCAAGTTGATCAATTACTGTTAAGGCGACCATTCTGTGGCCATCATTTTTGTTAATTGTTAAAGTTAAAGGACTAAGCCCTTCCCCTAAAGGATAGCCTGCTTCTTCTAATAACTCTTTCGCTTTATCTGGATTATAGCTATAACCAGGCATTTGATTATTATAACCTGGCAATCCAAAAGGAATAACACCTTTGCTAGCTCGATAAGAGTCACCTAAAACAGTTTCTATTATTACATCACGATCTATACCATAGTTTAATGCTCTACGTAAAAGATAGTTATCTGCAAAAGGAGCTTTATTGATGTTAAAACCTAAAGAATAGGTTTCATATAAAGGACGATTAATAAATAAATCTTTATATCGAGAATGATCTTTTAAGTTTTTCACTTCCTTTAGAGGAACTTGATTTAAGTAATCAAGTTTACCTGCTTTATAATCACCAAATGCTTGAAAAACGTCTTCATAAACGTCTACATTAATAGATGCTATTTTGGGTAGACCCCTGTGATACCTATCATTTATTTCTAGAATAATTTGACCAGATTCATTTTCTTCTTTAAATATAAAAGGACCAGTTCCTACAGCTGGTTCCACCTCATCTTGGGTATCAAAAACATAGAATAATGGATGAGTTAGATAGTGCATAAATGCAGCATTGGGCTCATTAAGTTCAATTTTTAATGTCCGTTTATCTATTGCTTGTATACCTGCTATATCTGCAGTTTTTCCCTCAAGCCTTTCTTTAGAACCGCTTATGGGCATTAACAGGTTAATATTATCCCAATCCTTTGTTGTTGAAAAATTATACTCCCAAGAATCTTTTACATCCTGTGCAGTCAATAATTTACCATTATGAAACCTTATATTAGTGTTTATGTTAATAGTAATTGTTTTGCTATCACCAGAATATTTCCAATCGGTAGCTAATAGCGGCTTTAATGATTTAGAGCTTTCATCATAATACACTAAACTTTCGTACATAGTTGAAGCTAAAATTTTTTCTTCTTGTGTAAATACATTAGCAGGTTCAAATGTTTCTACATTACCAACTAACCCTATATTAAAAGGGCGTGTATCTAGACTAGCTGTATATAATGTCTGATTTTTTATGTGAATAATTATACCAATTAATAATGCTAGTCCGATAATAGAAACTAGTAAAGCCATTTTCTTTTTATCTAAGAACATTGTAATTGTACCCTCCTCTACTCAACTTGTCTTAGGACATTATATTGAGTAAAGCGGGTAAATATTACTAATGTTAATAATAGTTATATATTGATTTTTTATAAGAATGAAAAACTATGAATTATATATGGCATGATATGCTTGGTAATTTTTTAATACGTTTTTTACATACTTTCTAGTTTCACTAAAGGGTATTTGTTCTACATTATCTTCAGTACCATCCCACTGCCCTACTTCAATCCAATTCACAACTTTACCTCTTCCTGCATTATAAGCTGCTATAACTATTGGTAGCTGTCCATCAAATTCTTTTTTAAGACTAGCCAAGTACCAACAGCCAAAATCAATATTGATCTCTGGTTTGTGAAGTTCATCTATTTGAAAGTCTTCAACACCTCTTTGCTCTGCTATCCATAATGCTGTATCTGGCATTATCTGCATAAGCCCTTTAGCTCCAACCGGAGATTCTGCAGTAGTTTGAAATTTACTTTCAGCTCGAATTATAGAAAATATTAGATAGGGATCTATTTGATACTCATATGCAGAAGAAAAGATTAAATCTTTGTGAGGCTGAGGATAAAAAACAGTTATCCATCTAGGAAAGGTAATTATAATAAATAAAAATATTAAAATAAATAGCCATATAAATATTGATGCTCTAGGCTTACGAAATCTAGACAAACTTATATCCTCCCCAACAAAAATTTATCTAATACAATTTTATTTTACAATTTTATAAAATTTCATTGTAATATTTGGTTGCTATTCTTATTGTTTCCTCTTTACCTTTCCTATTGTCAATAACCCTATTAGCTCTTTTTGCTTTTTCATCTAATGACATTTGAGAATCTATTCTTTTTATAGCTTCTTCCTCAGTAAAGCCATCACGTAACTTTAACCTTTCAATTTGGGTTTCACGATCAATCCATACTACCCATACCTCATCACATATATGCTGTATATTTATTTCATATAATAATGGTATTTCAAAGACTACTACAGCATTTGGTTGGCTTTTATTAATAGCTTGAATTTGGTTTTTAAAACTTTCTATTACACGAGGATGTGTTATATTATTTAATTTTTCTAATTTTTCAGGATTATTAAATACTAGTTTACCTAACTCATCCCGATTTATGGTTAAGTCGTCATTTAATATTTCTTGACCAAAGGTTTTTATTATTTCTTCATATGCGGGTTTATCGGGTTCAATAATTTGATGTGCTAGTTTATCTGCTTCAATAATTATAGCTCCAAGATCCTTTAAAGCATTAGCAACTGTACTTTTTCCACTAGCAATTCCACCTGTTAATCCTATTATTTTCATGCTAACACCGACTTTTCTGTTAAATTTAATTTAATCCAATTATACCAAGTATAATCAAGATTAAACCAGGTAAAATAGACGATACTATTTTTATTTTCTCATTTATCATTAGTTTACCTAGAAATAAACCTCCATTTACTAGTAAAAATTTGAGAATTCCTACACAAGTTGCTGTTAAGATTACATTAAATCCAGTCATTGCTGCTCCTATACCAGCACCAAAAGCATCTAAAGCTAATGCTACACCTAGAAAAAACGCCTCTTTAGCACTAATAACACCTGAATCATCAAAATCTGCTGTTGAAGGTTCTTTAAGTATATGTACTATTATTCCAAGAGGCTTTATATTAAATTCTAATAAAAGTTTTTGTTCATCTTCATCCAAACTATTTATTCTATCTTTTACTCCTTGAAATAAGAAATAAATTCCCATAATAATTAATATAACAGCACCTACACTAGCAGCTACCTGTGGACTGAGTAGGGATGCAATGCCCATACCAAATAACATAGAAATAGTTACTGCCAAAGCTGATGCCATAGCTATAACTATTAATGAAGCAAAAGGGATTTTTATATTCCTAACTCCATAGGCCAATCCTACAACAAAACCATCAGCACTAACAGCAACAGCAAAAAGGAACACTATTAAAAACTCCATATAAGCCACCTCTACCCATTGTTATATATATATCTACTATATGGATAAAGCTATTAAAGTGTTCCCTTGGTAGCCTGTCTAGTTTTGGCAATTATCACAATAGTGACTAGTTCTACCACCAATTTTTTCTCGGGTTAAAATCTGTGTACAAACAGGACAAGGTTCATTAGTTTTACCATATACTTTTAGGTAGTTTTGAAAATGTCCTGATTCATTATACCCATCTCTAAAATCTCTAAAGGTTGTCCCCCTATTTTCTATACTAGTATTTAAAACCTTTCTTATTGCATTTCTAAGTTTTTGGGCTTCCTTTTTGGTTAATGTGTTTGCGGGACGGTTAGGACGAACCTCTGCCATGTATAAAGCTTCATCAGCATAAATATTTCCTATTCCTGCTATTAGACGTTGATTTAATAATAGGTTTTTAATCGGTGTTTTTCTTTTCCTAGTTAATTCATAAAGATAATTTGCTGTAAATTCATCTGATAATGGTTCTTTCCCTATATGAGAGAAAAATCCTTCCATATCTTTAACTAACCATACTCCACCAAAACGCCTAGGATCTTGATATACTATCTTTGTTTTATTATTTAATGTTACCACTAAATGTACATGAGACTCGGCTATATTAGCATCGACATTCATAATGTAACATCTACCACTCATTCCCATATGAAGTATAATATACATATTTTTTTCTAAAACTATAATTAAAAACTTCCCTCGGCGGTTAATATCTATTATTTGTTTTTGAGGAATTTTTTCAGGTGAGTAATCTTTTTGCCTAATAATATCTTCTCGTCTAAACTCTACATCAAGAATAATTGTATTTTTAATTTTATCAAAAGATTTACGTATAGTTTCAATCTCAGGCAATTCAGGCATTATTTTTCCTCCGTTATTTCCATTCTTCCATCTCGTACCAATTACGTCCTATATTTAAGGATACTTCTAAAGGCACCTTTAAGCTATAGGCATTTTCCATAGCTTCTTTTACAATAGCTGTAGTTTCCTCAATTTCTTCTTTGGGAACTTCTAGCAGTAAGTCATCATGAACTTGTATTAATAGCTGTGATTTCAGTTTTCTAGTTTCGATTTCATCATTTATTTTTAGCATAGCTAGTTTTATTATATCAGCTGAGCTCCCCTGTATCGGTGTGTTAAGAGCCATTCTCTTAGCAAAAGACTGTACCATTTTATTTTTAGCATTTAAATCAGGTAAATATCTACGACGTTTTAAAACAGTTTCAACATAACCATGTTTTTTCCCAAACTCCACTATATTATCCATGTATTGTCGTACTCCTGGATAGGAGTCTAGATATTCCTCGATATACCTTTTGGCTTCCTTTCTACTAACTCCTGTATCTCTAGATAGACCAAAATCACTTATACCATAAACAATTCCAAAGTTAACTGCTTTAGCTCTACGTCTTAAATCTGAATTAACATCAGATATATCTACATTAAAAATTTCAGAGGCTGTACGTGTGTGTATATCTATACCTTTTTTAAACGTTTCTATTAGTGTTGCATCCTCGCTTATATGTGCTAGTGCACGAAGATCAATTTGAGAATAGTCGGCAGATATTAAGTACCAATCATCTTTGGCAGTAAATGCATTTCTTATTCTGCGCCCTTCCTCCATTTTAATGGGAATATTTTGCAAATTTGGTTCAACACTTGAAAGTCTGCCTGTAGTAGTTAGAGCTTGTTTGAAAATGGTATGTACTCTACCCGTATCAACATGAATAAGCTCTTGTAATGCATCAACATATGTTGATTTGAGCTTACTTACATGCCTATAATCTAAAATATAAGGTATTATCTCATGCTCATCGTATAGTTCTTCTAATACTTCAGCTCCTGTAGAGTAGCCAGTCTTTGTTTTTTTGACTACCCTTAAACCTAAATCTTCGAATAGCACTTTTCCTAATTGCTTAGGTGAGTTAATATTGAAACTTCCACCTGCAAGTTCATATATCCGTTCTTCATCTTTAGAAAGTCTAATCGAAAATTCTTCAGATATGGTTTCTAGTATTTTTTTATTCACTTTTATTCCTGCAATTTCCATTTTCCCCAAAGTATTTGATAATGGTATTTCTACATTGTATAATAAGTACTTTAAATCTTGGGGTAAGTCTTTGATTAATACTTGATATAAATCCTGAATTTTTATAACTAAGCACTCGGGATTATCTTCTGTAACAGTAACATTAAGATATTGTAATATCACATTACTTAAAGACTCATTTTGTATTTGAGAATCATTAATATAAGTAAGAAGCATGGTGTCACATTCTATACCTCTAAGCTGTATACCATATCTACTCAACAATACTTGTACAAACTTCTGGTTGTGGATAAGTTTTTTAATATCTTTAGCTTCAAAAAATGGTTTTAACCAGGAAATTTTATAATTAATTTTTTCTCCTATATTTAAGCTATACACTTGTTTACGAAACTCTATATATATTGATTTAAGATTACACCACATAGGGTGATGATAATCAGTTTTAAAATATAAGGATAGTAAATCGTCTTTACTTATCTGCTTTATAAGTTTTTCTACATCTTCTTCACATTCAAGCTCTATTACATCTATTTTTTCAAGCTCCTTAGCTGTTGATCCGGCTTTCTTGTTTAAAGTCGCTAAAAAATTATTAAACTCTAATCGTTTGTATATTTGAATTAAATTTTCATAATCTGGTTCACTCTTTTGAAATTCATCTATTTCAATATCTAAATCCATATCTCTAACTATTTCAGCTAGCTCACGACTTAAAAATGCCTTATCTCTATTTTCTGCTAATCTCTCTTTTAGTTTCTTCCCACTTACTTGGTCTAAATTTTCATAAATATTCTCTAACTTATTAAATTGTTTAATAAGTTTTATGGCAGTTTTTGCGCCTACTCCTGGAACACCAGGTATATTATCAGATGAATCCCCCATTAAAGCTTTAATTTCTATCATTTTTTCTGGTGGTACTTCCCACTTTTCTATCACTTTGTTTATATCGTATAACTGTATATCTGTAATACCTTTTTTAGTCATTAAGACTTTTACTGAATCAGAAACTAACTGAAGATTATCACCATCACCAGTAACTATAATACTACTCACACCTTGAGTTTCCGCTATTTTACTTATGGTTCCAATTATATCATCTGCTTCAAACCCTGGAACTTCAATGTATTTTACTTTAAGTGCCTTTAAAACATCCCTTAGCAATTGAAACTGAGGAGTAAGTTCATCAGGGGGAGCAGACCTATTAGCTTTATAATCAACAAACCTTTCCGTTCTAAATGTTTTCTTATCCATATCAAAGGCTACTACGATATGGGTTGGTTTTTCTTGCTCAACTATCCTATTATACATAGTTAAAAAACCATATACCCCGTTGGTATATATACCTTCTCTATTATGCAAAAGTGGAAGCGCATAAAAAGCTCTATACAATAGGCTATTCCCATCTATTAGCATCAATTTTTTATCAGACATCATCTACACCACCATATTTTATTTATCCCTATAAAATTCAATAGGACAGGAATTATTTCCTGCCCTATGATAGTATATCCAATTTTATTTGTCTTAATATATTTAAGGTTTCATTTCCTCTATAAGATAAACTTCAACAGTTACCATATTTACCTCTTTTTCTATAGCTTCTTTAGTATTTGCCCATTTAGCAATATCATTTTCTATAATTTTTAGCTTATTTTTTTCTTCCTCTGTTAGTTCATCCTTTTCAGTAATTTCTTTTTTCTGATCTTCCAATGAATTAATTTGTTCAACTGCGTTTTCATACTCCTGTGTAAGAACTATTTTATCACTAACCGAGGTTCCAACCTTACCTAATGGATCTAATTCCTCTATTACTTTGTCTTTCTTTTCTTCTTTAACTGTTATTGAAACTATTTTAACATTATTACTATCAAAAGCTTGCATAGTATTTCTATCAGAAGCTGGCAGATGATATTGACCAGTATTTGCTTCTGCTATTTTTATAACTTCTCTAATTGAATCTTCTATGTTTTCTACTCTAACTTTTGTTGTTACAACATTAACTTCCTTAGGTTCAGGTTCTTTTGCTATTGTTATAGGCTTATCATCTTCTTCATCTTTTATATCTTTAGGTTCTTCTTTTGTGCTTTCATCTTCATCAATTGTATCCTTATCTTCATCTGGTGTTATGGGTTCTTCATCAACTTCTCCCGGTATTATGTCCGAACTAGGGTCTTTATCTTTATCTTCGCTCATTTCCCATTGCAATTTAACTCGATTTATAATATCTTCTACTGCTATTTGTGGTTTTTCAGATTCACCCTCCATCCAGTCTTCTACTGAAGCCACAATTGATTTAAAAGGTATAAAGCTACTTGCATAGATACCTATAGCCAAAGCAACACCTGCAACGCTTGCTGCAACCCATCCTGGTCTTCTCGGGGTTTTAATGTCCTTATTTCCGAAGACTTTAACCTTCTCATGCATTAAACGTTTCTTTAAATCCTCTGAAAACTCTTCTGGAGCCTCTAGATTTTCAATATTACGCATCATAACGCATACCGTCTTTAGGTGATCAAACTCTTCACGACATTGTGAGCAGACGTTTAGATGAGCTTTTATAGCCTCGTTTTCTTTTTCAGTTGTCATTTCATCAAGATAAGGTGAAAATAATTCCCTTATATGCTCACATCTCATTTTAAGTCCTCCTCGCTAATTTAGACGAGGCAATTAAGGTAAAAGTTCCCTGTCAGATAATTTTTTCCGCAAAGCAGTTCGCGCACGGTTTAACCTGGATTTAACCGTACCCACAGAACAATTTAATACTTCAGATATTTCTTCATAAGTTAAATCCATCATATCTCTTAAAATAATTGCTGTTTTATGTTCAGGTTTTATTTGGTCCAATATGTGTTGTATGTAACCTGCAAATTCTTTTTGTTCATATAATATGTCAGCTGTTGGAGATGTGTCAGGAATTTCTTTTTCTACTTCATCACCTTCATGAGTCGCTAAAGGTTCATTGAGAGATAAGGGGGCAATTCTTCTTTTTCTACGCCGCAATTCATCTAAACATACATTGGTTGTAATACGATAAATCCAAGTGCTAAAACTTGCATCTCCTTTAAAAGTTCGCAAAGAACGAAAGGCTTTTAGAAAAGCTTCTTGGGCCATATCATAGGCATCTTCTTCATTACTCATATATCTAAACGACAAAGAATATACTTTATTTTTATATCTACTAACCAGCTCTTCAAACGCCTCAGAATCCCCATCTCTAGCTTTTTTAACTAGTTGCTCATCTGATATCATTAATATTCTCCCCTAAAGTTATAGCTATTAAATTTGTTAGGAACATATGGAATTATAAGTATATATTAAAAAATAAAAAACTAATTTGTTAGAAAAAACTTAATCAATATTCAACAAAACTACCTAAAATCCTTTGTTATTTAGCAGGCAATGTGTACACTAATTACCAAACAATTATTCTTTATCTTTATTATGTATAATACACTTATTTAAGTTTATTTTACCATTTTATAGCATACATTATAAATGCATTAAACTAACCAATATTTCATAATATATAGTAATAATGCAAAAATAACAGTAGTTCCACTGCAAAAAGCTAAACCTAGACTATGGAATCGGCTGAGCAAACATGTTTATCACGCCACTTATCAGTCTTTATTTCCATTTTGGCTTAGCATTTATTATCTAAGACGAAATTTTACCATTGCCTTGTTACTAAAGTACTTAGATAAACTAGTCTACTAGAACCTATATGCTCTAATAATAAATTACTAGTCATTGCTAAATCAACTTTTAATTATATATACATTTTAAGTGTATTTATACCTCCTTGACATCTAAATAAGTGACTATTATAATGTTTGTGCAATAAAGCTTTTAATAAGCCAGAGTGTCGGAATTGGCAGACGAGCGCGACTCAAAATCGTGTGCCTAGTGCGTGTGGGTTCGAGCCCCACCTCTGGCACCACTACAAAGCGAACAAGTTGTTTATATA from Candidatus Syntrophocurvum alkaliphilum includes these protein-coding regions:
- a CDS encoding ABC transporter substrate-binding protein; the protein is MFLDKKKMALLVSIIGLALLIGIIIHIKNQTLYTASLDTRPFNIGLVGNVETFEPANVFTQEEKILASTMYESLVYYDESSKSLKPLLATDWKYSGDSKTITININTNIRFHNGKLLTAQDVKDSWEYNFSTTKDWDNINLLMPISGSKERLEGKTADIAGIQAIDKRTLKIELNEPNAAFMHYLTHPLFYVFDTQDEVEPAVGTGPFIFKEENESGQIILEINDRYHRGLPKIASINVDVYEDVFQAFGDYKAGKLDYLNQVPLKEVKNLKDHSRYKDLFINRPLYETYSLGFNINKAPFADNYLLRRALNYGIDRDVIIETVLGDSYRASKGVIPFGLPGYNNQMPGYSYNPDKAKELLEEAGYPLGEGLSPLTLTINKNDGHRMVALTVIDQLAQLGIEVQLQEMDWDYYKKQLNNMSLSFFRISWKADYPDADTFLYNMFHSSQKGKSNFSGYHNQQVDKILDASRAETKSVQERVKLLNRAEEIIIDDSPFLWLFQKESAAIVGENVRNLTLNGLEMVDWYKVELLKPSLDDNEKPSTNGEV
- a CDS encoding lytic transglycosylase domain-containing protein, with protein sequence MSRFRKPRASIFIWLFILIFLFIIITFPRWITVFYPQPHKDLIFSSAYEYQIDPYLIFSIIRAESKFQTTAESPVGAKGLMQIMPDTALWIAEQRGVEDFQIDELHKPEINIDFGCWYLASLKKEFDGQLPIVIAAYNAGRGKVVNWIEVGQWDGTEDNVEQIPFSETRKYVKNVLKNYQAYHAIYNS
- the coaE gene encoding dephospho-CoA kinase (Dephospho-CoA kinase (CoaE) performs the final step in coenzyme A biosynthesis.), with the protein product MKIIGLTGGIASGKSTVANALKDLGAIIIEADKLAHQIIEPDKPAYEEIIKTFGQEILNDDLTINRDELGKLVFNNPEKLEKLNNITHPRVIESFKNQIQAINKSQPNAVVVFEIPLLYEINIQHICDEVWVVWIDRETQIERLKLRDGFTEEEAIKRIDSQMSLDEKAKRANRVIDNRKGKEETIRIATKYYNEIL
- the ytaF gene encoding sporulation membrane protein YtaF, whose translation is MEFLIVFLFAVAVSADGFVVGLAYGVRNIKIPFASLIVIAMASALAVTISMLFGMGIASLLSPQVAASVGAVILIIMGIYFLFQGVKDRINSLDEDEQKLLLEFNIKPLGIIVHILKEPSTADFDDSGVISAKEAFFLGVALALDAFGAGIGAAMTGFNVILTATCVGILKFLLVNGGLFLGKLMINEKIKIVSSILPGLILIILGIIGLN
- the mutM gene encoding bifunctional DNA-formamidopyrimidine glycosylase/DNA-(apurinic or apyrimidinic site) lyase, which codes for MPELPEIETIRKSFDKIKNTIILDVEFRREDIIRQKDYSPEKIPQKQIIDINRRGKFLIIVLEKNMYIILHMGMSGRCYIMNVDANIAESHVHLVVTLNNKTKIVYQDPRRFGGVWLVKDMEGFFSHIGKEPLSDEFTANYLYELTRKRKTPIKNLLLNQRLIAGIGNIYADEALYMAEVRPNRPANTLTKKEAQKLRNAIRKVLNTSIENRGTTFRDFRDGYNESGHFQNYLKVYGKTNEPCPVCTQILTREKIGGRTSHYCDNCQN
- the polA gene encoding DNA polymerase I, whose product is MMSDKKLMLIDGNSLLYRAFYALPLLHNREGIYTNGVYGFLTMYNRIVEQEKPTHIVVAFDMDKKTFRTERFVDYKANRSAPPDELTPQFQLLRDVLKALKVKYIEVPGFEADDIIGTISKIAETQGVSSIIVTGDGDNLQLVSDSVKVLMTKKGITDIQLYDINKVIEKWEVPPEKMIEIKALMGDSSDNIPGVPGVGAKTAIKLIKQFNKLENIYENLDQVSGKKLKERLAENRDKAFLSRELAEIVRDMDLDIEIDEFQKSEPDYENLIQIYKRLEFNNFLATLNKKAGSTAKELEKIDVIELECEEDVEKLIKQISKDDLLSLYFKTDYHHPMWCNLKSIYIEFRKQVYSLNIGEKINYKISWLKPFFEAKDIKKLIHNQKFVQVLLSRYGIQLRGIECDTMLLTYINDSQIQNESLSNVILQYLNVTVTEDNPECLVIKIQDLYQVLIKDLPQDLKYLLYNVEIPLSNTLGKMEIAGIKVNKKILETISEEFSIRLSKDEERIYELAGGSFNINSPKQLGKVLFEDLGLRVVKKTKTGYSTGAEVLEELYDEHEIIPYILDYRHVSKLKSTYVDALQELIHVDTGRVHTIFKQALTTTGRLSSVEPNLQNIPIKMEEGRRIRNAFTAKDDWYLISADYSQIDLRALAHISEDATLIETFKKGIDIHTRTASEIFNVDISDVNSDLRRRAKAVNFGIVYGISDFGLSRDTGVSRKEAKRYIEEYLDSYPGVRQYMDNIVEFGKKHGYVETVLKRRRYLPDLNAKNKMVQSFAKRMALNTPIQGSSADIIKLAMLKINDEIETRKLKSQLLIQVHDDLLLEVPKEEIEETTAIVKEAMENAYSLKVPLEVSLNIGRNWYEMEEWK
- a CDS encoding zf-HC2 domain-containing protein: MRCEHIRELFSPYLDEMTTEKENEAIKAHLNVCSQCREEFDHLKTVCVMMRNIENLEAPEEFSEDLKKRLMHEKVKVFGNKDIKTPRRPGWVAASVAGVALAIGIYASSFIPFKSIVASVEDWMEGESEKPQIAVEDIINRVKLQWEMSEDKDKDPSSDIIPGEVDEEPITPDEDKDTIDEDESTKEEPKDIKDEEDDKPITIAKEPEPKEVNVVTTKVRVENIEDSIREVIKIAEANTGQYHLPASDRNTMQAFDSNNVKIVSITVKEEKKDKVIEELDPLGKVGTSVSDKIVLTQEYENAVEQINSLEDQKKEITEKDELTEEEKNKLKIIENDIAKWANTKEAIEKEVNMVTVEVYLIEEMKP
- a CDS encoding RNA polymerase sigma factor, with the protein product MISDEQLVKKARDGDSEAFEELVSRYKNKVYSLSFRYMSNEEDAYDMAQEAFLKAFRSLRTFKGDASFSTWIYRITTNVCLDELRRRKRRIAPLSLNEPLATHEGDEVEKEIPDTSPTADILYEQKEFAGYIQHILDQIKPEHKTAIILRDMMDLTYEEISEVLNCSVGTVKSRLNRARTALRKKLSDRELLP